From the genome of Acipenser ruthenus chromosome 14, fAciRut3.2 maternal haplotype, whole genome shotgun sequence, one region includes:
- the LOC117419532 gene encoding myoD family inhibitor domain-containing protein-like isoform X1 gives MSQERELFHPLRPAGPETEPSQEEKKHLLPGTRDVHDNSSKPSDQKEVLSLAYRSKQEQMNEGNSTNGDLITTQPQALPQPIASALEQNKEKTGKLQNGHAGLSNGNGIHNGVTYASADHRKLSAPVSQKMHRKLQSSLSVSSDSSRKSKVSSINSQKLGSSPEDCCVSLVLACLFCQCAEFTLGLLEVCSSCLHVACNTCCDCCSCCCVGLQETPAEDLNCHIDCDFALFDSCCETAECLEICFECSELCQYS, from the exons ATGTCCCAGGAGAGAGAACTGTTTCATCCTCTTCGGCCTGCCGGGCCAGAGACGGAACCTTcacaagaggaaaaaaaacatctgctCCCAGGCACTCGGG ATGTACATGACAATTCAAGCAAACCATCAGACCAAAAAGAGGTGCTCTCGCTGGCTTACAGGAGCAAACAAGAACAGATGAATGAGGGGAATTCCACAAATGGTGACCTCATTACAA CCCAACCTCAAGCCCTGCCTCAGCCAATTGCTTCAGCACTGGAACAGAACAAGGAAAAAACTGGCAAGCTGCAAAATGGCCACGCAGGTCTGAGTAATGGAAATGGAATTCACAACGGGGTCACATATGCAAGTGCAGACCACAGAAAACTCTCGGCTCCTGTTTCCCAGAAAATGCACAGAAAACTACAGTCCAGCCTGTCTGTGAGCAGCGATAGCAGCAGAAAGAGCAAAGTCAGCTCTATAAACTCTCAAAAGCTTGGATCATCCCCAGAAG actgctgtgtttctttggttctGGCCTGTCTCTTCTGTCAGTGTGCTGAGTTCACCCTTGGCCTCCTGGAGGTCTGCTCCTCCTGCCTGCATGTAGCCTGTAACACCTGCTGTGACTGCTGTTCCTGTTGCTGTGTGGGCCTCCAGGAAACCCCTGCTGAGGACCTCAACTGCCACATCGATTGTGATTTTGCCCTCTTTGATTCTTGCTGTGAGACGGCAGAGTGCCTGGAGATTTGTTTTGAGTGTTCTGAACTCTGCCAGTATAGCTAG
- the LOC117419532 gene encoding myoD family inhibitor domain-containing protein-like isoform X2 yields the protein MSQERELFHPLRPAGPETEPSQEEKKHLLPGTRDVHDNSSKPSDQKEVLSLAYRSKQEQMNEGNSTNGDLITTQPQALPQPIASALEQNKEKTGKLQNGHAGLSNGNGIHNGVTYASADHRKLSAPVSQKMHRKLQSSLSVSSDSSRKSKVSSINSQKLGSSPEDCCVHCILACLFCEFLALCNIVVAQASCGTCTSEACCCCCGDELGDDCNCPCDMDCGIMDACCESSDCLEICMECCGICFPT from the exons ATGTCCCAGGAGAGAGAACTGTTTCATCCTCTTCGGCCTGCCGGGCCAGAGACGGAACCTTcacaagaggaaaaaaaacatctgctCCCAGGCACTCGGG ATGTACATGACAATTCAAGCAAACCATCAGACCAAAAAGAGGTGCTCTCGCTGGCTTACAGGAGCAAACAAGAACAGATGAATGAGGGGAATTCCACAAATGGTGACCTCATTACAA CCCAACCTCAAGCCCTGCCTCAGCCAATTGCTTCAGCACTGGAACAGAACAAGGAAAAAACTGGCAAGCTGCAAAATGGCCACGCAGGTCTGAGTAATGGAAATGGAATTCACAACGGGGTCACATATGCAAGTGCAGACCACAGAAAACTCTCGGCTCCTGTTTCCCAGAAAATGCACAGAAAACTACAGTCCAGCCTGTCTGTGAGCAGCGATAGCAGCAGAAAGAGCAAAGTCAGCTCTATAAACTCTCAAAAGCTTGGATCATCCCCAGAAG ACTGCTGTGTGCACTGCATCCTGGCCTGCCTGTTCTGTGAGTTCCTTGCCCTCTGTAACATTGTAGTGGCGCAAGCTTCATGTGGCACCTGTACGTCTGAggcctgctgttgctgctgtgggGATGAGTTGGGGGATGACTGTAACTGCCCCTGCGACATGGACTGTGGCATAATGGACGCCTGTTGTGAGTCCTCAGACTGCTTGGAAATCTGTATGGAGTGCTGTGGCATTTGCTTCCCTACATGA